One region of Gorilla gorilla gorilla isolate KB3781 chromosome 13, NHGRI_mGorGor1-v2.1_pri, whole genome shotgun sequence genomic DNA includes:
- the AK3 gene encoding GTP:AMP phosphotransferase AK3, mitochondrial isoform X2, whose amino-acid sequence MTRLALHELKNLTQYSWLLDGFPRTLPQAEALDRAYQIDTVINLNVPFEVIKQRLTARWIHPASGRVYNIEFNPPKTVGIDDLTGEPLIQREDDKPETVIKRLKAYEDQTKPVLEYYQKKGVLETFSGTETNKIWPYVYAFLQTKVPQRSQKASVTP is encoded by the exons ATGACTCGGCTGGCCCTTCATGAGCTGAAAAATCTCACCCAGTATAGCTGGCTGTTGGATG GTTTTCCAAGGACACTTCCACAGGCAGAAGCCCTAGATAGAGCTTATCAGATCGACACAGTGATTAACCTGAATGTGCCCTTTGAGGTCATTAAACAACGCCTTACTGCTCGCTGGATTCATCCCGCCAGTGGCCGAGTCTATAACATTGAATTCAACCCTCCCAAAACTGTG GGCATTGATGACCTGACTGGGGAGCCTCTCATTCAGCGTGAGGATGATAAACCAGAGACGGTTATCAAGAGGCTAAAGGCTTATGAAGACCAAACAAAGCCAGTCCTGGaatattacca GAAAAAAGGGGTGCTGGAAACATTCTCCGGAACAGAAACCAACAAGATTTGGCCCTATGTATATGCTTTCCTACAAACTAAAGTTCCACAAAGAAGCCAGAAAGCTTCAGTTACTCCATGA